GTGGTAAATGACCATGTCATAATTGGTTTTTAATGGGTGTGCTAAGTCAGATGTGACATGTAAAAGTGAATGAAGggagtattattttcatgagcgtgaaaaaaataaaaaaccaaTTAAAAAGAGACAgagaataattttaattaatgaagTCTATACTAAACAACTTTTAGAAATCTCTCTTTATCATCTCCAAACATGTTTAAGAAACTTAATTTCGTTGGTAGGAAAAAAAAAGCCTTAATCATGTTGCACGGGAAATTGGTTTGACCTAAAGCTAGAGCTAATTAAATTTGTTCATCATTTTACAAAAGTTGCAGTCCATCAAGGGGACATTTTGTCTGAGAATTCGAGTACAAGGGCTTATGATTATGGGATATTAAAGTTGTAAAATAGTACTTAATATtctacttaattaatcacaccTTTAATTTGTGGAAAATTTGATTTAGTAAACACTTCTCAACTCTAACGTGTGCTCGacttcaaaatcatcatcataaagtGTTACTAGTATTCTCGGGTGCTCATTAGGTatataagttaattatttaaaaacttaaaatatattatctccttttattatatatatacattacaCTCAATGTAAGATGTAAAACTCTAGGCCTATTCCAATTGACGCCAATATGTATTccttctatttcatattaactgaatttctagaggattttttcattattcaaaatagttaaattgttaaaaaataaagaaaaatgtttgaatctttttccattttaccctttccattaatgaagttttgtaatttCCTAAGAGTAAACTGCACTATTTACAAAGTTATACTCCAATCAGGACTacttgtatttatgatttcagaTTTAATCATCTTTATGATGTTGATTAAAAAAAGggtaatagagaaaaatatgattcaaattttgtccttgaatgcttttcttaatatgtgtgcattaccttaaaaattcaactaataTGAAATAGTGggaatataattaaaaaaagattacATATACTAAGTGATAAACTTTTCTACATAACAGATGCTTGAAATATGTATAaaagaattttcaaaatatgatataaaagtGTCTAATTATAAAAACTTCATTCTATGTTGAGATAATCAATGAAACAGATCGTAATTCagaaatttaaataaaagttATTGTTAAATTTAAGGATCGTCGATATATTGAGCATGTGTATTTTCTTTCTCATAATTCATAGTCGATATTATCTTAAGCAAAAACCAGAACTTTATTAGGCCACACTTtcacattttttatttaattttgagtcaATCTTTTGAAGTGGAAAAATGCCTGTTTTAGGCTTTGGCCTtgcaccccccccccccctccccaatgtctatatacaaatacaaatgatGCCACCGAATTAACTTTACTATTCAGACTAACTTGAATATATCTTTTCCATTAAACATCTACTATTTCTTACGAGTACAGTATCATTATCGAATAACTTTATCTATCAAATCGAAGAAGGACTGAATTTTTCCATACCCTAAAAAACCAATGGTTGAAGTTCACTCAAATTAGATTCCTAGGTACTACTATAAGGTTGATACAAAAAATGGTCTAGGCTTTGTATGTCTTGGATATTCATTATGACATGCCCATCACTATAATGATCAGCAGATTCCAATGAGCTactttgtggtgatgagttggATTTCACATTAATATAATTTGGATAATTAGCTGGAAAGGATGAACTTGTCATTTCTCCACTTGATGATGCCATATTATTGTTCAACATCCATTGAGGATTATAacaaatattgtttgaattCATTAAGCTTTGAGCTAGCTTCCCTTTCACTTGCATCAGTTCAGACTCTAAATATGCTACCTGACAAATATATCCAAAAACAATAAATCAATTTcacaacatttttttaaaaaaaaggactCATTGGAGCATTTTGTGTTAGTATCATGGAGTAAGATGTAATTAATGATGGTTAAAAAATCTTCTACATTGCCATTTAATGTTATCGAAGATCTatcgaaaataatttttattttgttcataTCTAATTTATGGAATTagattgttgttattattgtcatGAGTGTAATTACTGTTGAGCATTATAGCCCATAATTAAAACTAGTCAATTATAAAAATTACCTTATTCTCATTTATTAATCATTAAGAAGAATTTGGTTAAATTTAATCTAATTTCATTTGCAAATTACATTTGCTCCATTTCATGCTTCAAAGGTTCTAACTTCTAAGGAAACATAAATTCCAAACTATACACAGAAGTTAAGATGATAAACAAACAAGatgaactaaaaaaataaaaacaaactaTATGAACTAGTTGTTAAATTCTTTTACAGTATGATCAGTTTTTAGCgtatattagtatattttaactTATTATAGCATGTAATTAACTTGCTGACTCATTTTCTAGATTACTAATTCCcaactttttttataaataaaatattaaccaATAGTTATCTTTTAGGCGTGaagttaattaattaagctACTTCCTAATAAGTTACTCATTCCATTTccttatgtttttaatgttacATCTTTTAGGCGACATAATAATAGCAAAAATTCTTTTATACCGCATGCGCCAACATATAGAATTAATTAAGAAGAGATTATAATGGTATAAAACGCAttcaaattattcttttttttttctaattttataatttaactATCGGTTAGAATGACGGTGATAGTTTAGGAAGGAAAATGAAACAATTAATGATCGAATTGTATTTTAATGCATAGATGATTATAGTTGATCAGATAGAAATAAAGAAACAGTTAGAACGTAAAATTCGtgaaaaaaaatgatagaaTTGACTTAGGGTTTGAGAGAAGTAATTAAAGTACCTGTTGTTGTAAAGCAAAGATGTTGGCAACACAACCATAGACAGGATCTTTAATCCTAGCTTGTGCTTCATAAGAAATTGTAACAACAGCATCACAACGATCATGTATAGGTACATTATGCAACAATTTAGACACATTACTTGCTCCAAACACTTTATGAATTGCAGCAAATTTTGAAGGGCCTTCTTCTGAGCTAAAATAAGGTGCAAATATACAATCAACAGCACATTTTCTCCTTAGAAATTTGCATGCACCACATGGTGACCCTGTCCCTCCAATACTACTTGCCATAGCCAAATAGGATGTGAAAATAATtagatagaaaaaataatactactaatataatagaaaaaagGGAAATTAATGGGGTGCACGAGTACACTAGGAAATGATGGAGAAATGAAATGTAAAGTGGAAAAAGAGTTTATTTATATAAGTGTGAAAGAGGGGACATGTAAGGTCTATGTGTAGGGTTTTAAGGGGACAATTATTAATGGCTTATGCCATAGTCAACAATGTGCATTTTTATATTGTTCCGTTtttgtacttactatatacatatatgattGCTTTTTTTAAGTTCTCAGGTTTTGTCTGATTTCGAAGGATAATATCAAATAATTTTAGTATTAAATTATAATGATACTTAAGTTGGTATTTAATCAATAAATTTGGGATGATTTATTTTGTGATTAATAATAGTATTGGAATAAGTTATATCTTTTTTTGGATGATACACTAATTTTGGATAtctctttaaatattttttatatcttacttttcacattcatatatatttatattatttttaatatcatatataacaacatttattccttatttttatgataatttttcatattttttctattaagaattatactatataatataatttttatttacaaatttatttgactaattcttatatttatttatattttgatttcttataaattcttttttactttaacaaacttaaaataaaaattttaaattaaataagacgaaagttttatttttaaatacatgcGGACATCATGAAAATgcacatataaaaatatttaaggtaaaaaggtgaaagttttattttaagattcaatattgaataactaaagcttgcaaaaaaaaaatataaaaaactaaataaagtgaaaggtatttttgtaaacaaacaacttattcttaaaatttatgcaatgtatattattttgaatacaacaaactaaacactctaagaaataatctcactataacttatcccatcataaTAAATTCAACATAACTAATTcgatcataacttgtattcaaaccaaacgaccccttaataTATTAGTTCCAAATAGtgaagaagaaaattaaatcctttttaaatatatttcctATTAACGAAATTGTTTATTTTCGGTTTAGAACTCGAAAATTCTAATTATATATGAAGAAATTAAATTATCATTAGTATAACGCTTCTCTGTTGTTTGTTTACTAACTTTGCTAATGTACAGTCAAACTTCATAATAACTATTCTCGATcgataataatattatatattttctataaCGATAATTGCTATAAGAGTAAAAATATTCAGACGAATAATgttgtattttaaaatttattttcaaaaatattacaaTTTTATGTTTAGTTAAGGAGTGGCGGGGCCTAAGTTATTTGTCATGTTGTATAATTGAACGGTTAcgtttaattttttaaaaggaaGATAAATAATTTGTCCATCTTCATTTGTTAACTATTTTCCCCGCCGATCGCCGCACCTGGGAACTGctgctttttttttcttttattatacttttcaaattttattattatgacttctctatttcatattagttGATTCATGTTGATCTGAtagattttttaagaaaattttaattagagATATACTTTTACTAAATCAaagatattttgaaattttaaatttgactgctatttttaatataattattcaatattaaaaaataataaaattttcttaattagctaaaataaaatatttatttttagtaagggaGTACTACTACTCTTTTTATAGCTAATGACACGTGGAGATAAACTTACCGACAGCTTTATTTGACTTCTAATACTTCCATATGATAAgctaaattattttatacagTTAGAGGGTCAAATATGGAGTAACGTCTTATTTTTAATCTCTTCATTCCTTCGAGAAGAAGAGAAGCAATATAATATATGGTCTCCTCATTAAAATAAGTTTGATATAAAAAGGACACATGGGTCTTTTTGGCATTACATTTGTTAaagtactactactactacaacTTTTACTACTACTATAAATtgtgtgatttttttttgtacaaTATAGCAGCTCAACAAATCAGTatgtaatatataattaatacattTCTATATAGTTTGTGTATAATCCGTGTGATTCATCATATACGTATTGTACATACATTGAGTGTATATGGGCAATAATTACAAACTATTACGACTTGACGGATAATTTTTTTAGGTCACCTGactaaaaatatgaagaagttgTAAATAATTTAGATGAAACAAGTGGGTTGGACTGATTCAAGACAGGCCCATTAATCTGTAGGCCTATTGGGCTttgttattaaaaattaaaagaaaaaaatactttatgCACCAGCCGGGAATCGAACCCGGGTCTGTACCGTGGCAGGGTACTATTCTACCACTAGACCACTGGTGCTCAATAAACGTTTATAtgactaaattaattatttacctAATTACCAATTAGTTATATCCTTTTCATATTTTGTAGTATCATAGTATAAGCTTTTTAACTAATCATGGTAATTTGCTTCTTTAAGTGGTTGTagatcaaaataatttattgcATCGATCATGCTTCCAACATAGAAAATTCTCATCTACAAAGAGGCGAACAAGTCTAGGAAGTTCAATAGTAAATGTGtgtattttatataaaaatatagatcAACATACATTATCTCATCGATCATGTGTAGACATATCACTTTGCTTTAAACATATGCATCTACTAATTGTTGCATTTACTTTCTTTGATTTGGAATTtgttaatgaaaattttgactatgTAATTGCTTAAAAGTCAGATGTATAGCTTGACTTCTTGTCAAGTCAATCGTATGTGTGTctttcctattcatagatatgaaCATTATTAGTTGTCACTTGTCAGTATCAGTGCAGACCTACGGGAACATTTCCTTTTTTTAATATTCACTAGCCCGACCAAGTCAAAGGCAAATTAATTAAAGTGGCATGGCAAATGTTACCATATTTTTAAAGATTTGATTGTAAAGTATCTATATAATGATCGAAACAGGGGAGTTAATTACTTTAATTCAAGTATAGGATATTTAAAACACGTACGTACGAAGAATAATAgttcaatattatatatttgaaaaagaaaatgtcTTGCTCCAAATTCacttattatatataatatatatatagttcaaTAATGTAGTCTCACAGTTTATTCCCTCAAGTTTTTAACAAAAAAGGTGCCTAGCAATTGATTAATCTTGAACTTATACGACCTATTAAGTACTTTTTCTGTTCATTCTGATATGAGATATTTGTCTAAGATAAATTTTACAACAAATTTCCTTTATCGAGTTCAACTATCATCAAGTATGTCTGGATTGTTGTATTCACCTAGCCTTAGAGATCAACGTCTTTGTTGAGATTGTCCCACTATTGTACTAGAGGTGGCATTGGttcaataatatcatatatgCAATGACCTAGAATTAACTCTCAAGGTATTGTCCATTTTGGGCCTCATGGTTTGGTCCCCTTTGAGCTTTTAACTCGAAAAACACATCATCGATTAAATCTTgaattcatatttaatttttccttCCCATTATAATATGTAACGTAATTCACGTGgaagatatataaaataaatagaacTATATATACACTTTCATCTCTAAAAGTATAATATTAGTGTCATTAGTTATGGAGAGCTGATCTTAATGGAACACAATTACACATGTCAGTTGTCACTATCTAAACTTTATATACATTCATTTACACtaaagcaaaaaaaaagaaaaagaagcaagCTAAGACAGAACATaatagtacaacaacaacaacccagtgaaattccacaacgtggggtttggggaggataaagtgtacgcagatcttactcctaccaaggtaggacagcTGTTTCttaaagaccctcggctcattaAGACAGAACATAatagtatgatatatatatgatcactGCTAGCTATATAGAAAAAATTAATAACCATAAGAAAATTAGGGTTAAAGTGTTGAGGACAAAATTTAAAAGTATATAAAGTATACTAATACTTACCAGGCCAGTACATGAATCAGCTTTATATGTGAACCTTCAGATTTCTGCCTGTACAACAATTTCCATACCCAAAGAGAATGATATTTTATGCAACAAAGCaccataaaaatattaaattgatgCTTTTTCTCAGAAGTTATAACTAAAAGTCTAAAACAATACGTAGTTGTACAATATTACTACaacaataactaaaaataaatccTTGTGGTTCCATTTAAGCTTGTCTCAGTTCCAGAatattattgaaaaaataaataaaaagtatcccCTTttgaatgtatatatatagaacTATTGTTTCAAAGGATCATAGCCAAGTCGAAGCTCCAAATCCAAATCATCTTCTTGACTCTTCTTTTCCATAGTCTCTATCCCCTTTCCAAATAAATTGAGGCATTGAATATTgtgatcatcatcatcatcattagaGCTATAGCTACTAATTCTACTTTGATTCAAAAAATTCTGACCATTTGTGGATGTAGATCCTGGAAAATATGTTGCATAATTTGATTGTGCGGCCTCTGCCACATTGTAACATGTAAGATTAGCACCTGCAGATGAAGGCGGAGCTACAGTGTTATAAGGGTTCAATTGAACTCATCATTTTTTACTTAATTAGATGaccatatatataataagagGGTGAATGCAACTTATAGACAACAGGTTCAGCTGAATCAGTaagtattttcaaaaatataaatatgcaaacgcaaaaaattatataattaaggAAATTTCAATAAATACTTAATTCTGAACCATAATTTCAAAAGTACAAAGTGTTAAGTGCTATGAACTTTTTAAGGTTGAACTCAATCTGCTTCcgtaaatataatataccttGATATAGTATATTTAATTGAATTCTTATTAAATTTTGACTGCAAAGGTTGACCTAGAGTGTTAGAAGGTACAACACCCTTataaatacacacacatataaaaTTGTATCAATTCAATATCCTTCGTTGAAaattataatatgtatataggtcaaaaattattttttattatatatatatataaaaaaattactcaTTGGCTCTTACTTGCCAAAGGACGATCCAAATCTGCTattcttaaagaaaaatattagacTTTGACACCCACAGATTCGAAGCTACAGAAGAAACTTGGGAATTAGCTTGCAAATTCCTAAATCACAAACACAAGAAGTCTTGTGATGATGAAGACATTGACAGTATAACCGAAAGCATGTGACATACAGCTGTAACGGAGATATAATTGCCAACATGTAGCTAGCAATAATGAAGACGTAAGCATTTACGTCATCAATCGTCAACACAAACGACAAGAATAATGAGAGAATGAATCTTATCTTTTCAGCTTTATCAAAAGAGTTTCAACATTATCATCAAACAATATACGTAGTTAGTTTTAAAACCCCATGtaatcattttataaaaattccaagGAAGCATAATTCTTATGTTttacaaaaagaaaatgaaatttttaaCAAAAGATTTTTGAATAAACCAAAACATTATTCTTGTAAATGTCTCAACcttgagaaaataaaagaaaatttacaaaacTCCTATGGTGAAAACCCTTGAAAAAAATGGGATAACAATCATGAAAAAATTGTTTTAACTCCTAGGGATCCTAGTATTATTCAGATCTAGAGTCAGTAACTTCTATCAACAGTATATAGAAATCTATGAAGAATTCTCTGATTCTAGTATTGATTCAGAAGAATGAATCAAGAAATAGAGAATATAGAATTGGAGACCACTCAGGTCATAGAAGCTGAAGAAGATCAGTGAGGATATACTCTAAAAGCAACATTCAATGGAGAAATGTTAAGAAAAATCCAAGGATTAAAATTCAAACTTCGAAAAGAAGATAGTTTATTCAACAAATTGCAAAGAACGTTTGCTAGAAATCTCTTATCATGAGTATCAAGAAGTAAAAAAGGTGATAGAAATCACTCAGACTACTGAAAAACATAAGTTGAATATAATCTTTTAACAAAATCCATGATCGATCAGATCTTAAGAAAAAATccgaaaaggaaaagaaacaagATGAATTATGTTCATCTAGGAGGAATACAGATTATGGTAAAATCAACCTTCAAAGAAGGAATAATCTATCCTATAGTCATTAACCTTTCAGATGAAAGATTCATAATTACCAGAGAAGGAAATCTAGGCTCCATTGAAGGTTATTTAGCTTACACCAAATTATTATTTACCTATTATCCCAGGTATTGTATATCGCTAATAGATGCTAACTTTAACGAAGCTTTAAGTTTGCATTTTCAGGTAAGGAGAAAAGATCTATTTAAATCAGGTAACCATATGATGAGCATTTATCATCAAGCATTGTATACTGTTACCAATTaaaattttggtatatatatatatatcaaatcttAATTGGTACTTAGCAAAATTTCTAGCTTCACTACTAATTGTATGTTTGTGTGTGTGAGAGAGGAACCCTAATACTGTATAAATTGAATAATACTTCCTTGAAAacatatttttcaaaagaattCATAATTCAGGAtctgaaatttttaaaatttaaatcttgGATCTGACTCTGAGTATACCTGATGATAAGTTGTGGATTTCATGCTTATTAGTAGTAGTGGAGCTGAGGAAATTGTGAGTAGTAGTACTAGGTTTGTTCCTGCTGGTGGATAATTTGTCTTTCCTATGAATATTCATATGACCACCTAAAGCTTGAGCTGTGTTGAATCCTCCTTTGCAAAAAACACACTCATAAGATCTGCCAACACCTCCCATATTGTAGTACTCTTGTTCTTGTCCTTGTTCTTGCTGGTCAACTTCTTGATCGATCGATGAGTTTAACGAGTAATCATCTTGATTAGACGACTCCATTAACTAAATCAaccttaattatatatatatatcatcaataTTGTTTGATCTCATATACATTGACTTTGGAATATTGAGTGAAAGAAATTATATGGAAGATGGGGAGGTATATGAGTCGGAAACCTCGCAAAGGTAAAGTTCTGCGTATATTTTAcacttgtggaattacactgACTATGTTGTCGTTTGTTATTGTGGAGAAGTATATGAGACAATATATTTAAGggcttaaaatatcattttgaCGAGAGAagtaatactatatatatagcTAATTTGTAATTCCATGCCGGCCGTTTAGTAaagacttatatatatatatatatatattaaattctaCACACTAATATCATTGTAAAAGAAATGtaaatttaacttatatacattGATGATGcaatttttctaaattatttttgctATTGATAAATTTTTAACTTGTTACAACGACTAGTAACCTACTTATTTTTCAAGTTACTAATCTGTGTGATGTAGTTATTATTTAGCCTGACTTGCAACAACAACACAACAACAAGCCCAGAATAGTTCCACCATGTGGgatttggggagggtagagtgtacgcagacctaacccccaccttgaaaggtaggacgactgtttccgaaagaccctcggcttaagagagaagaacaagagaagagaaacaaggaaaacaagacataAGTCAGTAGAGCCTGACTTGATAGTTTGAAAATTCTTTTACATGTTAATATGCATGAAGTTAATTAATAATGAGAGTAATAACTTGTAATTAAGTACGATGTTATGTATAATTACAAATTAAACTATGCTGATAATTAAACACTAATTTAAGTTATAGGAAGAGCCAGGAAGCTTCCTCCCATGACCAGGAGAGGCTGTAAAACGACTTGATCAAATGTTACAGTTTGTTTTGTAGTTTTCTTTTTGTCTCTTCATAAGCGTTTCTTTGCTTAtttctaataataataataatatatataggttaaaaataaacaaatacagACACCctttaaattattgaaataattttctcaaaaaagTAGTTGTTTAACTTGATACTGGCTGCTTTctgaataacaataacaatatacccagtgtaatctcaAATATGCTAGGATAAAACGCATGATCTTAGATGCATCAAAATCAATCCTGATGATATATCCTAAGGGATAAATAATACATACTCCATCCATTTTACTTAATTTGTCATAGTTTAATTACTTCATACATTTTAATTAGAAAGGtaagagaaatattttcaaAGTCCAATGAGTTGTTTCATGATATAAAATGATTAAATCaagtaaaatttaaattttgaattcgccTAATATTCTCGTGTATATATGGCATTATACATATTATCAATAACGAAAAAAAGAGGGCTAA
This Solanum dulcamara chromosome 8, daSolDulc1.2, whole genome shotgun sequence DNA region includes the following protein-coding sequences:
- the LOC129901180 gene encoding LOB domain-containing protein 16-like — protein: MASSIGGTGSPCGACKFLRRKCAVDCIFAPYFSSEEGPSKFAAIHKVFGASNVSKLLHNVPIHDRCDAVVTISYEAQARIKDPVYGCVANIFALQQQVAYLESELMQVKGKLAQSLMNSNNICYNPQWMLNNNMASSSGEMTSSSFPANYPNYINVKSNSSPQSSSLESADHYSDGHVIMNIQDIQSLDHFLYQPYSST
- the LOC129900221 gene encoding zinc finger protein 10-like — translated: MESSNQDDYSLNSSIDQEVDQQEQGQEQEYYNMGGVGRSYECVFCKGGFNTAQALGGHMNIHRKDKLSTSRNKPSTTTHNFLSSTTTNKHEIHNLSSGANLTCYNVAEAAQSNYATYFPGSTSTNGQNFLNQSRISSYSSNDDDDDHNIQCLNLFGKGIETMEKKSQEDDLDLELRLGYDPLKQ